A stretch of Ranitomeya variabilis isolate aRanVar5 chromosome 3, aRanVar5.hap1, whole genome shotgun sequence DNA encodes these proteins:
- the IGSF11 gene encoding immunoglobulin superfamily member 11, which yields MRRRTGSWGICLVLGAVTALRGFVTALQVMIDKDNIQVARGQSAALLCTFTTSAALTNLNIIWTVTPLSNANQPEQIIIYQGGQVFTTAAQFQGRVGFMQTMPSTNASIYINNTQLSDTGTYQCMVNNFPDRARRNIGLVGFTVLVPPSEPLCNIQGSLDIGSDVTLTCSSEEGIPRPTYLWQKVDNNPVLPASAIQDQFQGTILLKNISTASSGRYQCVSSNLMGARTCLLDLQVVAPQHQSMSLIAGAIAGGILVLVICLVVVAVGLFYWRNRHKEEEDEMPNEIREDDLPPKCSLSTKVFHPDASSSEHDTLTSTNTNTYNGHYWSNSKSNFNTGSYVHYNCNGCRQPSARSVTGHSRPTYANGGQPSSGPPKTLVVTANTAPSPKNGGRSNGTVGRKAKPSQTRSYAVSQATLERIGAVPVMIPAQSRAGSLV from the exons GTTTCGTGACCGCCCTGCAAGTGATGATTGACAAGGATAACATCCAGGTCGCCCGTGGTCAGTCTGCGGCGCTCTTATGCACGTTCACCACAAGTGCGGCACTTACCAACCTCAACATCATCTGGACTgtgacccctttgtccaacgccaaccAACCCGAACAG ATCATTATTTATCAGGGCGGGCAGGTCTTCACCACAGCGGCGCAGTTCCAAGGACGAGTGGGTTTTATGCAAACCATGCCGAGCACCAACGCTTCAATCTACATCAATAACACTCAGCTGTCCGACACCGGGACCTACCAGTGCATGGTCAACAACTTCCCCGATCGGGCGCGGCGCAATATCGGCTTAGTGGGATTTACAGTTTTAG TGCCTCCCTCTGAACCCCTCTGCAACATTCAGGGATccctggatattgggagtgatgtcACTCTGACTTGCAGCTCGGAGGAAGGAATTCCCAGACCGACATATTTATGGCAGAAAGTGGATAACAATCCCGTCCTTCCTGCATCAGCGATTCAAG ACCAGTTTCAAGGTACTATCCTACTAAAGAAcataagcactgcatcctcagggcGATATCAGTGTGTATCATCCAATCTCATGGGTGCCCGAACCTGCCTTCTAGACCTGCAAGTTGTTGCAC CCCAGCACCAGAGCATGAGTCTTATAGCCGGAGCCATCGCTGGGGGAATCTTGGTGCTGGTCATCTGTTTAGTCGTGGTGGCTGTTGGGTTGTTCTACTGGAGGAACAGGCACAAAGAAGAGGAAGATGAAATGCCAAATGAGATCAG AGAGGACGATCTTCCTCCAAAGTGCTCATTGTCTACCAAAGTCTTTCACCCCGATGCCTCCTCCTCTGAGCATGACACACTTACGTCCACCAACACGAACACCTACAACGGTCACTACTGGAGTAACTCCAAGTCCAATTTTAACACCGGTTCTTACGTCCATTACAACTGCAATGGTTGCCGCCAACCCTCTGCTCGATCAGTCACAGGTCACTCAAGACCAACCTATGCTAATGGTGGACAACCTTCTTCAGGTCCTCCAAAGACATTGGTGGTGACCGCTAACACAGCCCCTTCTCCAAAGAATGGAGGTAGAAGCAACGGTACGGTTGGCAGAAAAGCTAAACCGTCTCAAACTAGGTCTTACGCTGTGAGCCAAGCCACGTTAGAAAGGATAGGTGCTGTACCAGTCATGATACCGGCTCAGAGTAGAGCGGGGTCGCTGGTATAG